The following coding sequences are from one Novosphingobium sp. Gsoil 351 window:
- a CDS encoding PAS domain-containing sensor histidine kinase yields the protein MVLSPIALALIGLLLAAWTLAAGWAVVTARQRARRAEASQRLARRLGRMIDEAPALPLLVRSDGRIEGPARLAGWLGLEAMPGFLSELDGGDRGLAEAQLAELTQLVRRTQKTAAPFKMVVTPRGSARNLSLRGHLADPQVSPGGAALVWVFDFSDSEAELRRLRADAAQAQARFAGLSGLIEAAPIPMWFRGPDRRLLLVNAAYVAAVGARSADAVVEAQTELVEPVSGKSAADFAFEARRRKEPVERVVAATVVTAKGNQRRSLRVTDLALGTDGVAGYAVDIEDLEEQARAFAAFRGAQRDMLDTLSAGIAQFDAHSRLTFANNPFVRVFGFDPAWVQDGPSFERLLDRMRDASKVPEVRDFTEWRTERQAWFTAGAAQEEAWLLPDGTHLRIVAQPLPDGGLLLIAEDRTEQLRLAATRDTLLRTRTATFDKLFESLAVFAPDGRLQIWNRRFAADWGLDDAFLDQHPKADELLKRIGARLKRPAQAQSVGSVIRAATLERRESGGRVALADGRFLEFAGVPLPDGNGMLTVLDITATQKAEAALKERNAALVEADAVKTRFIANMAYEFRTPLTSIGGFAEMLDAGIGGELGEQGREYVSAILAAVSRLGDQIENVLDLSQSEAGTLPFQREPVELRALVKDILAQRKVKAEVGKLTLDLRGTDATVPVEGDPRRLQRALTQLIDNAIAAVPQGGRVLVEVARMRKGAARVVVSDNGPGMTPAVLARALEGLRFSADGRTVERRQGLGLPLARQLIEGHGGSLELLSEEGHGTSAIVTLP from the coding sequence ATGGTTCTGTCCCCGATCGCACTGGCATTGATCGGCCTATTGCTGGCGGCGTGGACGCTGGCGGCGGGTTGGGCAGTGGTGACCGCACGCCAGCGGGCGCGGCGTGCCGAGGCCAGCCAACGGCTGGCGCGGCGTCTCGGGCGGATGATCGACGAGGCTCCCGCGCTGCCGCTTCTGGTGCGCAGCGACGGACGGATCGAAGGTCCCGCGCGCCTCGCCGGCTGGCTGGGTCTGGAAGCCATGCCCGGCTTCCTCAGCGAACTCGACGGCGGCGATCGTGGGCTGGCCGAGGCGCAGCTCGCCGAGCTGACTCAACTGGTCCGCCGCACCCAGAAGACCGCCGCGCCGTTCAAGATGGTGGTTACCCCGCGCGGCTCGGCGCGCAACTTGTCGCTGCGCGGGCACTTGGCCGATCCGCAAGTCTCGCCCGGTGGGGCGGCGCTGGTCTGGGTGTTTGATTTTTCCGACAGCGAGGCCGAGCTGCGCCGCCTGCGCGCCGACGCGGCGCAGGCCCAGGCGCGCTTTGCCGGGCTTTCCGGGCTGATCGAGGCGGCGCCGATCCCGATGTGGTTTCGCGGGCCCGACCGCCGTCTGTTGCTCGTGAACGCTGCCTATGTCGCCGCGGTCGGCGCGCGCAGCGCCGATGCGGTGGTCGAGGCACAGACCGAACTGGTCGAGCCCGTGTCCGGCAAGAGCGCCGCCGATTTCGCGTTCGAGGCGCGCCGCCGCAAGGAGCCGGTTGAACGCGTCGTCGCCGCCACCGTGGTCACCGCCAAGGGCAACCAGCGACGCAGCCTGCGGGTCACTGATCTCGCGTTGGGGACCGACGGTGTGGCTGGATACGCGGTCGACATCGAGGATCTGGAGGAACAGGCGCGCGCCTTCGCGGCGTTCCGCGGAGCCCAGCGCGACATGCTCGATACGCTGTCTGCGGGCATTGCCCAGTTCGACGCGCATTCCCGGCTGACCTTCGCCAACAACCCGTTTGTGAGGGTTTTCGGGTTCGATCCGGCCTGGGTCCAGGACGGACCCAGTTTCGAGCGCCTCCTCGACCGGATGCGCGATGCGTCCAAGGTTCCCGAGGTGCGCGACTTCACCGAATGGCGAACCGAACGGCAGGCCTGGTTCACCGCCGGCGCTGCTCAGGAAGAAGCATGGCTGTTGCCCGATGGCACGCATTTGCGGATCGTTGCCCAGCCGTTGCCCGATGGGGGGTTGCTGCTGATCGCCGAGGACCGCACCGAGCAACTGCGCCTCGCGGCGACGCGCGACACGCTGCTGCGTACCCGCACCGCCACGTTCGACAAGTTGTTCGAATCGCTCGCGGTATTTGCGCCGGACGGCCGGTTGCAGATCTGGAACCGGCGCTTCGCCGCCGACTGGGGCCTCGACGACGCGTTCCTCGACCAGCACCCCAAGGCCGACGAACTGCTCAAGCGGATCGGCGCGCGGCTCAAGCGCCCGGCGCAGGCGCAAAGCGTTGGCAGCGTGATTCGCGCGGCCACGCTCGAACGGCGCGAGAGCGGGGGCCGGGTCGCGCTGGCCGACGGGCGCTTCCTCGAATTCGCCGGTGTTCCGCTGCCCGACGGCAACGGCATGCTGACCGTGCTCGACATCACCGCCACCCAGAAGGCCGAGGCCGCGCTCAAGGAGCGCAACGCCGCGCTGGTCGAGGCGGATGCGGTCAAGACCCGCTTCATCGCCAACATGGCCTACGAATTCCGCACGCCCTTGACGTCGATCGGCGGCTTCGCCGAAATGCTCGACGCCGGGATCGGCGGCGAACTCGGCGAGCAGGGCCGCGAATACGTTTCCGCGATCCTGGCGGCGGTGTCGCGGCTGGGCGACCAGATCGAAAACGTCCTCGACCTTTCGCAAAGCGAGGCCGGAACCCTGCCGTTCCAGCGCGAACCGGTCGAGCTGCGAGCGTTGGTCAAGGACATCCTCGCCCAACGCAAAGTCAAGGCCGAGGTCGGCAAACTCACGCTCGACTTGCGCGGAACCGACGCGACGGTGCCGGTCGAGGGCGATCCGCGGCGGTTGCAGCGCGCGCTGACGCAGTTGATCGACAACGCCATCGCCGCGGTGCCGCAGGGCGGGCGCGTGCTGGTCGAGGTGGCGCGGATGCGCAAGGGTGCAGCGCGGGTGGTGGTCTCGGACAATGGCCCTGGGATGACCCCGGCGGTCTTGGCGCGCGCGCTCGAGGGACTGCGGTTTTCCGCCGACGGCCGCACCGTCGAGCGCCGCCAGGGCCTAGGCCTGCCGTTGGCCCGGCAATTGATCGAGGGGCACGGTGGATCGCTGGAATTGCTGTCCGAGGAAGGCCATGGCACGTCCGCGATCGTGACGTTGCCGTGA
- a CDS encoding S-adenosyl-L-homocysteine hydrolase, translating into MKNSFVAAALLAATSLVGTTPAQAQSCWGTEAVNAAKLRNLDIMLMVTALRCRMGPANFQPDYYRFSAAHQAELNVANGVLRAQFAGGGAAAANRALDKMSTRIANSYGLGHPDLDCSELRKVTRDLATTRTRSALLDAADALVGAPAIPGGSCALRVATVRR; encoded by the coding sequence ATGAAAAATTCGTTTGTTGCCGCGGCGTTGCTCGCCGCCACCAGCCTTGTCGGCACAACGCCGGCGCAGGCGCAGTCGTGCTGGGGAACCGAGGCGGTCAACGCCGCCAAGCTGCGTAATCTCGACATCATGCTGATGGTCACCGCGCTGCGCTGCCGGATGGGGCCGGCAAACTTCCAGCCGGATTATTACCGCTTCTCGGCGGCGCACCAGGCCGAGCTCAACGTCGCCAACGGCGTACTCCGGGCGCAGTTCGCTGGGGGCGGCGCGGCCGCCGCCAACCGCGCGCTCGACAAGATGAGCACGCGGATAGCCAACAGCTATGGTCTGGGCCATCCTGACCTCGACTGCTCGGAGCTGCGCAAGGTGACCCGCGATCTGGCCACCACCCGGACGCGCAGCGCGTTGCTCGACGCGGCCGACGCGCTGGTGGGCGCGCCAGCCATTCCAGGCGGATCGTGCGCGCTGCGGGTCGCCACCGTGCGGCGCTGA
- a CDS encoding peroxiredoxin, with translation MTIAVGDSIPDVKLVKATPEGPQAVSASEYFAGRRVALFSVPGAFTPTCSAKHLPGFVDKAAELKAKGIDEIAGTSVNDAFVLGAWNKAGGSDDITMLADGNAEFVKAMGLDADFSPFGMGRRGQRFSMVVNDGKVEQLNVEAPGDFKVSSAEHMLEQL, from the coding sequence ATGACGATTGCGGTAGGCGATTCCATTCCAGACGTGAAACTGGTCAAGGCCACCCCGGAGGGCCCTCAAGCGGTCTCGGCGAGCGAATACTTCGCGGGCCGCCGCGTCGCGCTTTTCTCGGTTCCCGGCGCGTTCACCCCGACCTGCTCGGCCAAGCACCTCCCCGGCTTCGTCGACAAGGCCGCCGAGTTGAAGGCCAAGGGGATCGACGAGATCGCCGGGACGTCGGTAAACGACGCGTTCGTGCTGGGCGCATGGAACAAGGCGGGCGGCTCGGACGACATCACGATGCTCGCCGACGGCAACGCGGAATTCGTCAAGGCGATGGGCCTTGATGCCGATTTCAGCCCGTTCGGAATGGGCCGTCGCGGCCAGCGCTTCTCGATGGTGGTCAACGATGGCAAGGTCGAACAGCTCAACGTCGAAGCTCCTGGCGACTTCAAGGTGAGCAGCGCCGAGCATATGCTCGAGCAGCTCTAA
- the ahcY gene encoding adenosylhomocysteinase, whose protein sequence is MATVLDRKNDYVVADLALADFGRAEIAIAETEMPGLMALRREFGASQPLKGARITGSLHMTIQTAVLIETLTALGAEVRWATCNIFSTQDHAAAAIASSGVPVFAIKGESLADYWDYVGRIFDWATDEDADRTANLILDDGGDATMFALWGARIEAGESLGEPTNEEEIEFQRALKAFLKARPGYLTASVKAIMGVSEETTTGVHRLYQIAKEGKLPFPAINVNDSVTKSKFDNLYGCKESLVDAIRRATDVMLAGKVACVAGFGDVGKGSAASLRNGGARVMVTEVDPICALQAAMEGYEVVTMEEAVSRCDIFVTATGNEDVITAEHMKAMKNMAIVCNIGHFDSEIQISALSNYKWNEIKPGTDLVEFPDGKQILVLAKGRLVNLGCATGHPSFVMSASFTNQTLAQIELFTRNDQYQNDVYVLPKHLDEKVAALHLEKLGVKLSVLSTKQADYIGVPVDGPFKPDHYRY, encoded by the coding sequence GTGGCCACCGTCCTCGACCGCAAGAACGATTATGTCGTCGCCGATCTCGCTCTCGCCGATTTCGGCCGCGCCGAGATCGCCATCGCCGAAACCGAGATGCCCGGCCTGATGGCGTTGCGCCGCGAATTCGGCGCCAGCCAGCCGCTCAAGGGCGCGCGGATCACCGGTTCGCTGCACATGACGATCCAGACCGCGGTGCTGATCGAGACCCTGACCGCGCTCGGCGCCGAAGTGCGCTGGGCGACTTGCAACATCTTCTCGACCCAGGACCACGCCGCCGCCGCCATCGCCTCCAGCGGCGTGCCGGTGTTCGCGATCAAGGGCGAGAGCCTGGCGGACTACTGGGACTATGTCGGGCGCATCTTCGACTGGGCCACCGACGAAGATGCCGATCGCACCGCGAACCTGATCCTCGACGACGGTGGCGACGCCACGATGTTCGCGTTGTGGGGCGCGCGAATCGAGGCTGGCGAGTCGCTCGGCGAGCCCACCAACGAAGAGGAGATCGAGTTCCAACGCGCGCTCAAGGCGTTCCTCAAGGCGCGTCCCGGCTATCTGACCGCTAGCGTCAAGGCGATCATGGGCGTTTCGGAGGAGACCACCACCGGAGTTCACCGGCTGTATCAGATTGCCAAGGAGGGCAAACTTCCGTTCCCGGCGATCAACGTCAACGACAGCGTGACCAAGTCGAAGTTCGACAACCTCTACGGCTGCAAGGAATCGCTGGTCGATGCGATCCGTCGCGCTACCGATGTGATGCTCGCCGGCAAGGTCGCCTGCGTCGCCGGGTTCGGTGACGTCGGCAAGGGCAGCGCCGCGTCGCTTCGCAACGGCGGCGCGCGGGTCATGGTCACCGAAGTCGATCCGATCTGCGCACTGCAGGCGGCGATGGAAGGCTATGAAGTCGTGACGATGGAAGAGGCGGTGAGCCGCTGCGACATCTTCGTCACCGCCACCGGCAACGAGGACGTGATCACCGCCGAGCACATGAAGGCGATGAAGAACATGGCGATCGTCTGCAACATCGGCCACTTCGACAGCGAGATCCAGATTTCGGCACTTTCGAACTACAAGTGGAACGAGATCAAGCCAGGCACCGACCTGGTCGAGTTTCCGGATGGAAAGCAGATTCTGGTCCTCGCCAAGGGCCGCCTGGTCAACCTGGGTTGCGCGACGGGACACCCCAGCTTCGTGATGTCGGCCAGCTTTACCAACCAGACGCTGGCGCAGATCGAACTTTTCACCCGCAACGATCAGTATCAGAACGACGTCTACGTCCTGCCCAAGCACCTCGACGAGAAGGTTGCAGCGCTGCATCTGGAAAAGCTGGGCGTGAAGCTCAGCGTGTTGAGCACGAAGCAGGCCGACTACATCGGTGTACCAGTCGACGGGCCGTTCAAGCCCGATCACTACCGGTACTGA